The following proteins come from a genomic window of Chryseobacterium glaciei:
- a CDS encoding SanA/YdcF family protein produces the protein MRIVKNIFNLAFISVEIGILLICLANAWVFALTGGRTYTKISKIPPREIALVLGTSPKMRSGMSNPYFTKRMDATALLYHHGKIKQIIVSGEKSKGYNEPAAMKKYLVYQEGVPEDIITEDPKGFNTYKSILRCKDVYKKDNVIIVSQGFHNLRALFFARNNNMNALGFDAQDVNKPESFYRNQAREILARVIAVVYFVLGISPD, from the coding sequence TTGAGAATCGTAAAAAACATATTTAACCTTGCCTTTATATCCGTAGAAATTGGAATTCTGCTGATATGTCTCGCCAATGCCTGGGTATTTGCTCTTACAGGAGGTCGTACGTATACGAAAATCTCAAAAATTCCGCCGAGGGAGATTGCTTTGGTTTTGGGCACATCGCCTAAAATGAGATCGGGAATGTCTAATCCTTATTTTACGAAAAGGATGGATGCAACAGCACTTCTTTATCATCACGGAAAAATTAAGCAAATCATTGTAAGTGGTGAAAAAAGTAAAGGTTACAACGAGCCCGCTGCCATGAAAAAATATCTGGTGTATCAGGAGGGTGTTCCGGAAGATATTATTACAGAAGATCCAAAAGGTTTTAATACTTATAAAAGCATTTTACGTTGCAAAGACGTTTATAAAAAAGACAATGTCATTATTGTTTCACAAGGTTTTCATAATCTCCGTGCATTGTTTTTTGCAAGAAATAATAATATGAATGCGCTGGGTTTTGATGCTCAGGACGTCAATAAACCTGAAAGTTTCTACAGAAATCAAGCCAGAGAAATTCTGGCTCGAGTAATTGCTGTAGTATATTTTGTATTGGGAATTTCTCCTGATTAG
- a CDS encoding flavin reductase family protein, with the protein MEQQIYKGKLTQFHWLKVTKKEELTKNTFSLEFEIPENLHENFQFEAGQFVSVKFQSHGKDVINDYSMTSAPYEKKISLGIKVNSPDGATSELFKNYKVGDELLVSEPSGRFTLVSKPHEFRTIVAFAAGIGITPILSHYKNILHTEPRTRLFLFFGNKNSEELVYRDLLDNLARICGDRLQIFYFFSQEKTADQFFYGRLDAKKLNLIINQILHLDDTDEESTIWDAVDEVLICGKGEMIKTLANACYHHGIPKKNIHFELFEEFNDDIYPIEKEFPLIENVEVDFTMFGKEYHAELPDNKDKILQQLLSQKFSVPYSCKSGICGSCECYLEVGEVELLENEYLTEKEEAQGKILACMSIAKTKKIKLNFDFI; encoded by the coding sequence ATGGAACAACAAATCTATAAAGGGAAACTGACGCAGTTTCATTGGTTAAAAGTAACAAAAAAGGAAGAACTTACCAAAAATACTTTTTCTCTGGAGTTTGAGATTCCCGAGAATTTGCATGAAAATTTCCAATTTGAAGCAGGGCAGTTTGTAAGTGTAAAATTTCAATCTCATGGTAAAGATGTTATTAATGATTATTCGATGACGTCTGCTCCTTATGAGAAAAAAATAAGTTTAGGAATAAAAGTAAATTCGCCTGATGGAGCGACTTCCGAACTATTTAAAAACTATAAAGTAGGAGATGAGTTACTTGTAAGTGAGCCGAGCGGAAGATTTACATTGGTTTCCAAACCTCATGAATTCAGAACGATTGTCGCTTTTGCTGCAGGAATTGGTATTACCCCAATTTTAAGTCACTATAAAAATATTCTTCATACAGAACCGAGAACGAGATTGTTTTTATTCTTTGGAAATAAGAATTCTGAGGAATTGGTTTATCGAGATTTGTTAGATAATCTTGCAAGAATTTGTGGTGACAGATTACAAATTTTCTATTTCTTTTCTCAGGAAAAAACGGCCGATCAATTTTTTTATGGAAGATTAGATGCCAAGAAATTGAATTTAATTATTAATCAAATCCTACATTTAGATGATACTGATGAAGAATCTACTATCTGGGATGCTGTAGACGAAGTTTTGATCTGCGGAAAGGGTGAAATGATTAAAACGCTGGCAAACGCATGTTATCATCACGGGATTCCTAAGAAAAATATTCACTTTGAGCTTTTTGAAGAATTTAATGACGATATTTATCCAATAGAAAAAGAATTTCCTTTAATTGAAAATGTGGAAGTTGATTTTACCATGTTCGGAAAAGAATATCATGCAGAATTGCCGGATAATAAGGATAAAATTCTTCAACAATTATTGAGTCAAAAATTTTCTGTTCCTTATTCATGTAAATCAGGAATTTGCGGAAGTTGCGAATGTTATCTTGAAGTAGGGGAAGTTGAGCTGTTGGAAAATGAATATTTAACGGAAAAAGAAGAAGCTCAAGGAAAAATTTTAGCCTGTATGTCCATTGCAAAAACTAAGAAAATAAAGCTTAACTTTGATTTCATTTGA
- a CDS encoding TlpA family protein disulfide reductase encodes MRKIILSTLVLVALSSCKKESQKTDENAVTEDSVTVSQNTEPASPALALKVLTTQQASDFLKTKNDTLYVTNFFATWCGPCVREIPHFKEKITELKGKPVKITFVSVDNKDVWNTDVPRFVNEQGISENTLLLDGKLLDANFFKSNFTKWDGGAIPFTFMRKGDKTDEYLGMITPELLDSKIKFFLK; translated from the coding sequence ATGAGGAAGATAATTTTATCCACGCTTGTTCTAGTTGCACTTTCAAGCTGTAAAAAAGAAAGCCAGAAAACTGATGAAAACGCTGTTACCGAGGATTCGGTTACTGTTTCACAAAATACAGAACCTGCTTCTCCTGCTTTAGCATTAAAAGTTTTGACTACACAACAGGCTTCCGACTTTTTAAAAACTAAAAATGACACTTTATATGTAACCAATTTCTTTGCAACCTGGTGTGGACCATGTGTAAGAGAAATCCCACATTTTAAAGAAAAAATCACGGAATTAAAAGGAAAACCTGTAAAAATTACATTTGTAAGCGTTGATAATAAAGATGTCTGGAATACAGATGTTCCTCGTTTTGTAAACGAACAAGGCATTAGTGAAAACACGCTATTGCTTGACGGAAAACTTCTTGATGCCAACTTTTTCAAAAGCAATTTCACAAAATGGGACGGAGGAGCCATTCCTTTCACCTTTATGAGAAAGGGTGATAAGACCGATGAATACTTGGGAATGATAACTCCTGAGCTATTAGATTCTAAAATAAAATTTTTTCTAAAATAA
- a CDS encoding FecCD family ABC transporter permease: MSNKFKILCLLFLIAIIITAIINLNTGFLSLHVQDFFMSSENNQIAEIRVNRVLVMLLAGISIPTSGFLMQEYFQNPLAGPDILGITSVASLSVAFYIFFSYNILLPEFLQNSFLSLSAIGGSLLLMLVLLSMSNKFQDKSYLIIFGFLVSAFAGAIVSLLQFYAENQSLKNYILWSFGANNMVTRNQIYVLSILVLIGLFICFKTIKPLIGNSLGTSYAQSLGVNLNRLKILIIVASSLLSASITAFLGPILFIGIIVPHFCRLVYNPAKLWQQWILNMFLGMLMMLLFSIVAEKTQVPINVISSIFGIPVILMMLLKQNKV, encoded by the coding sequence ATGTCAAATAAATTTAAAATCCTGTGTTTACTGTTTTTAATCGCCATTATTATTACAGCGATCATTAATCTGAACACAGGATTTTTAAGTCTCCATGTTCAGGATTTTTTCATGAGCTCTGAGAATAATCAAATTGCAGAAATTCGTGTTAACAGAGTTTTAGTGATGCTTCTGGCAGGAATATCAATTCCGACCTCAGGTTTTTTGATGCAGGAATATTTTCAAAATCCATTAGCCGGGCCGGACATTTTAGGGATTACTTCTGTCGCAAGCTTATCTGTTGCATTTTATATCTTTTTCTCATACAATATTCTTCTTCCTGAATTTCTTCAAAACAGCTTTCTGAGCCTATCTGCCATTGGTGGAAGTTTACTCTTGATGCTGGTTTTATTATCAATGTCGAATAAATTTCAGGATAAATCTTACTTAATTATTTTTGGATTTTTGGTTTCCGCATTTGCCGGAGCGATTGTTTCATTACTTCAATTTTATGCTGAAAATCAAAGCCTGAAAAACTATATTTTATGGTCTTTCGGAGCCAATAATATGGTAACGAGAAATCAGATTTATGTTTTATCAATTTTAGTTTTGATAGGATTATTTATCTGCTTTAAAACCATAAAACCTCTTATTGGAAATTCTTTAGGAACTTCATACGCACAAAGTTTAGGCGTAAATTTGAATCGTTTAAAAATATTAATCATTGTAGCTTCTTCCCTACTTTCCGCGTCTATTACAGCGTTTTTGGGGCCTATTTTATTTATAGGAATCATTGTTCCTCACTTTTGCAGATTGGTTTATAATCCCGCAAAACTCTGGCAGCAATGGATTTTAAATATGTTTTTGGGAATGTTGATGATGTTATTATTTTCAATCGTTGCAGAAAAAACGCAAGTCCCAATAAATGTAATAAGCTCTATATTTGGAATTCCTGTGATATTGATGATGCTTTTGAAACAGAATAAAGTTTAG
- a CDS encoding GxxExxY protein has protein sequence MTENELSKIVFEIGLKIHKKLGAGLFEHVYEECLFYELTKAGLFVEKQKLLPIIYDELKIENAFRLDMIVENKLILEIKTVDYINPTHKSQLLTYLKMTNCKLGLLINFQSDLFKNGITRIVNFI, from the coding sequence ATGACAGAAAATGAATTATCAAAAATAGTTTTTGAGATAGGATTAAAAATACACAAGAAATTAGGGGCAGGATTATTTGAACATGTTTATGAAGAATGTCTATTCTATGAGCTAACAAAGGCTGGCCTTTTTGTAGAAAAACAAAAACTCCTTCCAATTATCTATGATGAATTAAAAATTGAAAATGCTTTCAGATTGGATATGATTGTCGAAAATAAATTAATTTTAGAAATAAAAACAGTTGATTATATTAATCCAACACATAAGTCACAACTTCTAACATATCTAAAGATGACAAATTGCAAATTAGGATTATTAATAAATTTTCAAAGCGATCTTTTCAAAAATGGGATAACAAGAATCGTAAACTTTATATAA
- a CDS encoding ABC transporter ATP-binding protein, giving the protein MHLQIKQANIGYNKILISNASAHLNLGDVCLLIGNNGVGKTTLIKSILHQNPLLSGEISINNKNIKNLSVKEIAENIAVVFSKSIIPQNYTVEDLISLGKYIYYPFYFELKKEDREEVSDIIKALDLDQYKHTLLKNLSDGNLQKAFIGRALTQNSPIIILDEPTTHLDEKNKIIILKTLRKLSKEQNKLILFSSHDWRLAKEFADKIWYVKDSHLYSGIVEDLLLQHEELTNASLFQVNENFVAPKIIAPDFYKEMLYSLLQKNFQKDLSSLNFEFQNNFWVISNDSIKQQCESFEEIVNFVKTIY; this is encoded by the coding sequence ATGCACTTACAAATCAAACAAGCAAACATCGGCTACAATAAAATCTTAATTTCAAATGCTTCTGCCCATTTGAATTTAGGAGACGTATGCTTATTGATTGGTAACAACGGTGTCGGGAAAACTACTTTAATCAAATCTATTCTCCATCAAAATCCTTTATTAAGCGGAGAAATTTCTATTAATAATAAAAATATAAAAAATCTTTCCGTTAAAGAAATTGCGGAAAATATTGCGGTTGTTTTTTCAAAATCGATAATTCCGCAGAATTATACGGTTGAAGATCTTATTTCGCTAGGGAAATATATTTACTACCCTTTCTATTTCGAGCTTAAAAAAGAAGACAGAGAAGAAGTTTCTGATATTATCAAAGCATTAGATTTAGACCAATATAAACATACTCTTCTTAAAAACCTCTCAGATGGAAACCTTCAAAAAGCTTTTATTGGAAGAGCTTTAACCCAGAACTCTCCTATCATTATTCTTGACGAACCTACGACTCATTTAGATGAGAAGAATAAAATTATCATCTTAAAAACGCTTAGAAAATTATCCAAAGAACAGAACAAATTGATCTTGTTTTCTTCCCATGATTGGCGACTGGCAAAAGAATTTGCAGATAAAATTTGGTACGTAAAAGACAGTCATTTATACTCCGGAATTGTGGAAGATCTTTTGCTTCAACATGAGGAGTTAACAAATGCTTCTTTATTTCAAGTCAATGAAAATTTTGTAGCTCCAAAAATCATCGCACCTGATTTTTATAAAGAAATGTTGTATTCTTTGCTTCAAAAAAACTTCCAAAAAGACCTTTCTTCATTAAATTTTGAGTTTCAAAACAACTTTTGGGTTATTTCCAATGATTCAATCAAACAACAATGCGAATCCTTCGAAGAAATAGTTAATTTCGTGAAAACCATTTACTAA
- a CDS encoding MarR family winged helix-turn-helix transcriptional regulator: protein MDNNKDKIENVDLILKQTWLAVSKMYTDLAQEHDSTAVQALTLLKIDPKEGTRSTNLGPKMAIEPTSLTRIIKLLEDNGYIYKEKTTTDKREVIIKLTDKGLNSRNMSKEVVVNFNKRVMEKIAPEKLDTFKEVMVEIMKIAIDLNNKK from the coding sequence ATGGACAACAATAAAGATAAAATAGAAAATGTAGATCTAATTTTAAAGCAGACTTGGTTGGCTGTTTCTAAAATGTATACAGATCTTGCTCAGGAACATGATTCCACGGCTGTTCAGGCGCTTACGCTTCTTAAAATTGATCCAAAAGAAGGGACTAGAAGTACGAATTTAGGTCCTAAAATGGCTATTGAACCAACTTCTTTAACGAGAATTATAAAACTTCTTGAAGACAACGGATATATCTATAAAGAAAAGACAACCACAGACAAACGTGAAGTGATCATTAAACTTACCGATAAAGGACTGAATTCCAGAAACATGTCTAAAGAAGTTGTAGTTAATTTCAACAAAAGAGTAATGGAAAAAATTGCTCCCGAAAAGTTGGATACTTTCAAGGAAGTGATGGTTGAGATCATGAAAATTGCGATCGATTTAAATAATAAAAAATAA
- a CDS encoding 3-hydroxyacyl-CoA dehydrogenase/enoyl-CoA hydratase family protein — protein MKRRIKHVTVLGSGIMGSGIAAHFANIGVEVSLLDIVPFELTEAEQKKGLTKDDKAVRNRIASENFEKLKKASPALLYSPKFADRIKVGNFDDDLPKIKNTDWIIEVVVERLDIKKSVYEKIEQFRKPGTLVSSNTSGIPINMLVEGRSDDFKHYFAGTHFFNPVRYLPLLEIIPTTDTAPEIIDFYMNYGAKFLGKTTVLAKDTPAFIANRIGVFSMMDLLHNVQKLELTVSEVDKLTGPVIGRPKSATFRTADVVGLDTLVMVANGVRNSGAEANNFNDVFALPSYIQKMVDNKWLGSKTEQGFYKKVKNAEGKSEIHGLNLDTLEYELQGKSSFPTLELTKNIDKPIDRFKVLIGGKDKAGELYRKSLGALFAYVSHKVPEISDEVYKIDDAMRAGFGWESGPFEIWDAVGVQKGIELAKDAGYEVSDWVKNVETFYKVNDEGQSIYVDKNSGEYNKIPGQDAFIILDNIRKNKTLWSNSGASIEDLGDGIINFEIRSKMNSLGGEVLDGLNRAIDLAEKEYDGLVIGNQGTNFSVGANLAMILMMAIEQDWDDLNMAIAYFQKSMMRVRYSSIPVVVAPHGMTLGGGCEMTMHADRVVAAAETYIGLVETGVGVIPGGGGTKELTLRTSREFHSDDVKNNRLREAFMNIAMGKVATSAYEAYDMGILEKGKDIVSVSKNRQIAEAKKIAKLLAEQGYTQPIEQKVKVLGKDALGMFYVGTDQMLTGNFISAHDKKIADKLANVMVGGNLSEPTIVTEQYLLNLERETFLQLCGERKTLERIQYMLQNGKPLRN, from the coding sequence ATGAAAAGAAGAATCAAACACGTAACGGTTCTTGGTTCAGGAATTATGGGAAGCGGTATTGCGGCTCACTTCGCTAATATTGGCGTAGAGGTTTCGCTTTTGGATATCGTTCCTTTTGAATTAACTGAAGCAGAACAGAAAAAAGGTTTGACCAAAGATGACAAAGCGGTAAGAAACAGAATCGCTTCTGAAAACTTTGAAAAACTGAAAAAAGCAAGTCCGGCTCTACTCTATTCTCCAAAATTCGCAGATAGAATCAAGGTTGGAAATTTTGATGATGATTTACCAAAAATAAAAAATACAGACTGGATTATTGAAGTTGTGGTTGAAAGACTTGACATCAAAAAATCAGTTTACGAGAAAATCGAACAATTCAGAAAACCGGGAACTTTAGTTTCTTCAAACACTTCCGGAATTCCAATTAATATGTTGGTTGAAGGAAGAAGCGACGATTTCAAACATTATTTTGCAGGAACACACTTCTTTAATCCTGTAAGATACCTTCCTCTTTTAGAGATTATTCCTACAACTGATACAGCTCCGGAAATCATTGATTTCTATATGAATTACGGAGCAAAATTCTTAGGTAAAACAACCGTTTTAGCGAAAGATACTCCTGCATTTATTGCCAATAGAATTGGGGTTTTCTCAATGATGGATTTGCTTCACAACGTTCAGAAATTAGAATTAACCGTTTCTGAAGTTGATAAATTAACAGGTCCAGTAATCGGTCGTCCAAAATCTGCAACGTTCAGAACTGCTGATGTTGTTGGTTTGGATACGTTGGTGATGGTTGCAAACGGCGTTCGTAACAGCGGTGCTGAAGCGAATAATTTCAATGATGTTTTTGCTCTTCCAAGTTATATCCAGAAAATGGTTGATAATAAATGGCTAGGTTCAAAAACTGAGCAAGGTTTCTATAAAAAGGTGAAAAATGCAGAAGGAAAATCTGAAATTCACGGATTAAACCTTGATACATTAGAATATGAACTTCAAGGAAAATCTTCTTTCCCTACTTTAGAATTAACTAAAAATATTGATAAGCCGATTGACAGATTTAAAGTCCTAATTGGTGGAAAAGACAAAGCCGGAGAACTTTACAGAAAATCGTTAGGTGCATTATTCGCTTATGTTTCGCATAAAGTTCCTGAAATTTCTGATGAAGTTTACAAAATCGATGATGCCATGAGAGCAGGTTTCGGTTGGGAAAGCGGACCATTTGAAATCTGGGATGCCGTTGGTGTTCAAAAAGGTATTGAATTGGCTAAAGATGCAGGTTACGAAGTTTCAGACTGGGTGAAAAATGTAGAGACTTTCTATAAAGTTAATGATGAAGGACAAAGTATTTATGTTGATAAAAACTCAGGTGAATACAACAAAATTCCGGGTCAGGATGCTTTCATTATTTTAGATAATATCAGAAAAAACAAAACGCTTTGGAGTAATTCGGGAGCTTCGATTGAAGATTTAGGCGACGGAATTATCAACTTCGAGATTCGTTCTAAAATGAACTCTCTTGGAGGCGAAGTTCTGGATGGATTAAACAGAGCCATTGATTTAGCTGAAAAAGAATATGACGGATTAGTTATCGGAAATCAAGGTACAAATTTCTCTGTTGGAGCGAATTTAGCAATGATTTTAATGATGGCTATCGAGCAGGATTGGGATGATTTAAACATGGCAATTGCTTATTTCCAGAAATCGATGATGAGAGTTCGTTACTCCTCTATTCCGGTTGTCGTTGCTCCTCACGGAATGACGCTTGGTGGTGGTTGTGAAATGACGATGCACGCCGACAGAGTGGTTGCAGCAGCAGAAACTTACATCGGACTGGTTGAAACCGGAGTTGGTGTAATTCCTGGTGGTGGTGGAACGAAAGAACTGACATTGAGAACTTCAAGAGAATTCCACAGCGATGATGTTAAAAATAACAGACTTCGTGAAGCTTTCATGAATATCGCGATGGGTAAAGTAGCAACTTCTGCTTATGAAGCCTACGATATGGGAATTCTTGAAAAAGGAAAAGATATTGTTTCCGTAAGCAAAAACAGACAGATTGCAGAAGCTAAAAAGATTGCAAAATTATTGGCTGAACAAGGTTATACTCAACCAATCGAGCAGAAAGTAAAAGTTCTTGGTAAAGATGCATTGGGAATGTTCTATGTTGGAACTGACCAAATGTTGACAGGAAACTTCATCTCTGCACACGACAAGAAAATTGCAGATAAATTAGCGAATGTAATGGTCGGTGGGAATCTTTCTGAACCAACAATCGTTACTGAACAATATTTACTGAATCTTGAAAGAGAAACATTCTTACAACTTTGTGGTGAAAGAAAAACATTGGAGAGAATTCAATATATGTTACAAAACGGAAAACCATTAAGAAATTAA
- a CDS encoding acetyl-CoA C-acyltransferase, with the protein MSKQAYIVKGFRTAVGKAPKGSLRFTRPDVMAATVIEKLMAELPQLDKNRIDDLIVGNAMPEAEQGLNVARLISLMGLNTDKVPGVTVNRYCASGSEAIAIASAKIQAGMADCIIAGGTESMSYIPMGGYKPVPETEIAKTNPDYYWGMGYTAEEVAKQYNITREEQDQFAFESHMKALKANQEGKFASQIVSIPVEYNFLDENQKMQTKKFDFSVDEGPRADTSLAGLTKLKPVFKNGGSVTAGNSSQMSDGAAFVMVMSEEMVKELGLEPEARLVAYAAAGLEPRIMGMGPIYAIPKALKQAGLELKDIELIELNEAFASQSVAIKKELDLNPDILNVNGGAIALGHPLGCTGTKLTVQLLDEMRKRGNKYGMVSMCVGTGQGAASIFELL; encoded by the coding sequence ATGTCAAAACAAGCATACATAGTAAAAGGATTTAGAACAGCGGTAGGAAAAGCGCCAAAAGGCTCCCTTCGTTTTACTCGTCCTGACGTAATGGCGGCTACAGTTATTGAAAAATTAATGGCTGAACTTCCGCAATTAGACAAAAACAGAATCGATGACCTTATCGTAGGAAATGCAATGCCAGAAGCTGAACAAGGCTTAAACGTTGCTCGTTTGATCTCTTTAATGGGATTAAATACAGACAAAGTTCCCGGAGTTACCGTAAACAGATATTGTGCATCAGGAAGTGAGGCGATTGCAATTGCTTCTGCAAAAATTCAGGCAGGAATGGCTGATTGTATTATTGCAGGTGGTACAGAATCAATGTCTTACATACCAATGGGTGGTTATAAGCCTGTTCCTGAAACGGAAATTGCAAAAACAAATCCTGATTATTATTGGGGAATGGGTTACACTGCCGAAGAGGTTGCAAAACAATATAATATCACAAGAGAAGAACAGGATCAGTTCGCTTTTGAATCTCATATGAAGGCTTTAAAAGCCAATCAGGAAGGTAAATTTGCCAGCCAGATTGTTTCGATTCCTGTTGAATATAATTTCTTAGACGAAAACCAGAAAATGCAGACTAAAAAGTTTGACTTTTCAGTAGATGAAGGGCCAAGAGCAGATACTTCATTGGCAGGTTTGACTAAATTAAAACCAGTATTTAAAAACGGAGGAAGCGTAACTGCCGGCAACTCTTCTCAAATGAGTGATGGAGCAGCTTTCGTAATGGTGATGAGCGAAGAAATGGTAAAAGAATTAGGATTGGAGCCAGAAGCAAGATTAGTTGCTTACGCAGCTGCAGGTCTTGAGCCTAGAATCATGGGAATGGGACCAATTTATGCAATTCCAAAAGCTTTGAAACAAGCAGGTTTAGAATTAAAAGATATTGAATTAATCGAATTAAACGAAGCATTCGCATCACAATCTGTTGCCATCAAAAAAGAATTAGACTTAAATCCTGATATCTTAAATGTAAACGGAGGCGCCATCGCTCTTGGTCACCCACTTGGATGTACAGGAACAAAATTAACCGTTCAACTTCTTGACGAAATGAGAAAACGTGGAAACAAATACGGAATGGTTTCTATGTGCGTTGGAACGGGTCAAGGTGCAGCTTCAATTTTTGAACTCTTATAA
- a CDS encoding acyl-CoA dehydrogenase family protein, which produces MGNILKGGEFLIKEIPANEIFSLEELSEEQKMLRDSAKEFIDREVIPHHDRFEKKDYALTEETMRKLGEMGLLGITVPEEYGGLGMGFVSTMLACDYVSGGNGSLATAYGAHTGIGTLPTLLYGSEELKKKYLPDLATGTKFGAYCLTEPDAGSDANSGKTRAKLSEDGKHYIINGQKMWISNAGFADTFTLFAKIDDDKNITGFVINRSELENPESLTFGEEEHKLGIRSSSTRQVFFNDMKIPVENMLGERNNGFKIALNALNVGRIKLAAANLDGQRRILNHSIQYSNERKQFGVAISTFGAIRKKIAEMSTGVFVSEAGSYRLAKNVEDKIEELVAGGMDHQQAELKGVEEFAVEASILKVFVSDLTQNTADEGIQIYGGMGFSEDTPMEAAWRDARIGRIYEGTNEINRLLAVGMLIKRAMKGELDLLSPAMAISKELMGIPSFEVPDYSAFMSEEKAIISNLKKVFLMVSGAALQKFMMDVEKQQHLLLNASEILNQIYMAESAVLRAEKHFSADSVEAAMAQLNLYKAIDKIIAGAKEGIVSFAEGDEQRMMLSGLRRFTKYTNSPNVVALTEKVAAHYIEKGHY; this is translated from the coding sequence ATGGGAAATATATTAAAAGGAGGAGAATTCTTAATTAAAGAAATTCCTGCAAACGAAATTTTCAGCCTTGAAGAACTAAGCGAAGAGCAAAAAATGCTTCGCGATTCTGCTAAAGAATTTATAGATAGAGAAGTTATTCCACACCACGATCGTTTTGAGAAAAAAGATTATGCATTGACTGAAGAAACAATGCGTAAATTAGGTGAAATGGGACTGTTAGGAATCACAGTTCCTGAAGAATACGGCGGTCTTGGAATGGGATTCGTAAGCACGATGTTGGCTTGCGATTACGTTTCTGGAGGAAATGGCTCATTAGCAACAGCTTATGGAGCGCATACAGGAATCGGAACACTTCCAACTCTTCTTTACGGAAGTGAAGAATTGAAAAAGAAATATCTTCCGGATTTAGCGACAGGAACAAAGTTCGGAGCTTATTGTTTGACAGAGCCGGATGCTGGTTCTGATGCCAACTCAGGAAAAACAAGAGCAAAATTGTCAGAAGATGGGAAACATTATATCATCAACGGACAAAAAATGTGGATTTCTAATGCAGGTTTTGCAGATACTTTCACTTTGTTTGCTAAAATTGATGATGATAAAAATATTACAGGTTTTGTAATTAATCGTTCTGAATTGGAGAATCCTGAAAGTTTGACTTTCGGTGAAGAAGAACATAAACTAGGTATTCGTTCGTCTTCTACGCGTCAGGTTTTCTTCAATGATATGAAGATTCCTGTAGAGAATATGTTGGGTGAAAGAAATAATGGTTTCAAAATCGCTTTGAATGCATTAAATGTTGGTAGAATTAAATTAGCTGCAGCAAACCTTGACGGACAAAGAAGAATCTTAAACCACTCTATCCAATATTCAAACGAAAGAAAACAGTTTGGAGTTGCAATCTCAACTTTCGGAGCAATCAGAAAGAAAATTGCTGAAATGTCAACTGGCGTTTTCGTAAGTGAAGCTGGTTCTTACCGTTTAGCAAAAAATGTTGAAGATAAGATTGAAGAATTAGTTGCTGGAGGAATGGATCATCAACAAGCTGAATTAAAAGGTGTTGAAGAGTTCGCAGTAGAAGCTTCAATTCTTAAAGTTTTTGTATCAGATCTTACTCAAAATACTGCCGATGAAGGAATCCAGATCTATGGAGGAATGGGATTCTCAGAAGACACTCCAATGGAAGCTGCATGGAGAGATGCAAGAATTGGAAGAATCTACGAAGGAACCAATGAAATCAACAGACTTCTTGCGGTTGGAATGCTAATCAAAAGAGCAATGAAAGGTGAACTAGATTTACTTTCTCCTGCAATGGCAATCAGCAAAGAATTGATGGGAATTCCGTCATTCGAAGTTCCTGATTATTCTGCATTTATGAGTGAAGAAAAAGCAATTATCTCTAATCTTAAGAAAGTTTTCTTAATGGTTTCAGGAGCTGCTCTTCAAAAATTCATGATGGATGTTGAAAAACAGCAACATTTATTATTAAATGCTTCTGAAATTCTTAACCAGATCTACATGGCTGAATCTGCAGTATTAAGAGCTGAAAAACACTTCTCTGCTGATTCTGTGGAAGCTGCAATGGCTCAGTTAAACCTTTACAAAGCAATCGACAAAATCATTGCTGGTGCAAAAGAAGGAATTGTTTCTTTTGCGGAAGGTGACGAACAGAGAATGATGCTTTCTGGATTAAGAAGATTCACAAAATATACAAATAGTCCAAATGTAGTGGCATTAACTGAAAAAGTAGCTGCCCATTATATTGAAAAAGGACATTACTAA